From a single Alloactinosynnema sp. L-07 genomic region:
- a CDS encoding recombinase family protein: MSGLHSDSAPLALRRPQAAEEDMTALVGLGGGVSEVPVAVFLRTSTRDLQDPTLSLPRQLDNCRKVLPPGFVIVAFFYDVESSRKDLDQRGLGNAHEAFNIPIPRDGGLADLLAEAQHPGRRFEAVVVEEIERAARWTHQSTQLEHTLEKVGVPLFAADEGPISITEKRATQILVRRMKQGVGEWFLRHTLEQSWEGFREHTKQGWNIGKALYGYTLQKIEHPVAAKREEGKTKSRLLVDSERGQTATQIFLWRHDEKLAYKEIAERLNLDLDRYLPPQPNRRERARNCWTVSSVRDILCNPKYTGYMVWNRRASKKGGKLNPPGKWIWSPEPTHEPLVTLEMWKEVQEIATSRQGSRMVGANRHPATRRTYVLRHYVHHVSCNKRMFGKTRRKELAYYTCQPQLDRVGNPQDYADHPRAVYVREDRLLDCVQTFFAQRVLGQDRAVLLRHQMAKQGTHQRQDHKNRIAALEKAITELGRRQDNLMDEREAKTLDDNDEAGRAWAERLRARFADLENQRRAKLAELDELRIVAEREQPQQPELLDMLPQLSLALADAPDPLQRGLYEACGMKIYYDHATRNVTIRATLRGETVPAVEQSATIIALNSANADRDVQVPPQPASDDDVAHVLRVLPGAPNLSYSNP, encoded by the coding sequence ATGAGCGGCCTTCACTCCGACTCCGCACCGCTGGCCCTGCGCCGCCCGCAGGCAGCCGAGGAGGACATGACGGCACTGGTCGGGCTCGGCGGCGGGGTTAGCGAAGTCCCGGTCGCGGTGTTCCTGCGCACCTCGACCCGTGACCTTCAAGACCCGACGCTGTCGCTACCCCGGCAGCTGGACAACTGCCGCAAAGTCCTGCCGCCAGGGTTCGTCATCGTCGCGTTCTTCTACGACGTGGAGTCCTCCCGCAAGGACCTCGACCAGCGTGGTCTGGGCAACGCCCACGAGGCGTTCAACATCCCGATCCCCCGCGACGGCGGTCTGGCCGACCTGCTCGCTGAAGCCCAGCATCCCGGCCGCCGGTTCGAGGCCGTCGTGGTCGAGGAGATCGAACGCGCTGCCCGCTGGACCCACCAGTCCACCCAGCTCGAACACACCCTGGAGAAGGTCGGCGTCCCGCTGTTCGCCGCCGACGAAGGCCCGATCTCCATCACTGAGAAGCGCGCGACCCAGATCCTGGTCCGCCGGATGAAGCAGGGCGTCGGCGAGTGGTTCCTCCGGCACACCCTGGAGCAATCCTGGGAAGGCTTCCGCGAACACACCAAGCAGGGCTGGAACATCGGCAAGGCCCTCTACGGCTACACCCTCCAGAAGATCGAACACCCCGTCGCCGCGAAACGCGAGGAGGGCAAGACCAAGTCGCGGCTGCTGGTGGACTCCGAACGCGGGCAGACAGCGACGCAGATCTTCCTCTGGCGCCATGACGAGAAGCTCGCCTACAAGGAGATCGCCGAACGCCTCAATCTCGACCTCGACCGCTACCTGCCACCCCAGCCCAACCGACGCGAGCGGGCGCGCAACTGCTGGACGGTCTCCTCGGTCCGCGACATCCTCTGTAACCCGAAATACACCGGGTACATGGTCTGGAATCGGCGGGCGAGCAAGAAGGGCGGGAAGCTCAACCCGCCGGGCAAGTGGATCTGGTCACCCGAGCCCACCCACGAGCCGCTGGTCACCCTGGAGATGTGGAAGGAAGTCCAGGAGATCGCCACCAGCCGACAGGGCTCCCGGATGGTCGGAGCGAACCGGCACCCAGCCACCCGACGCACCTACGTCCTGCGTCACTACGTCCACCACGTCTCGTGTAACAAGCGCATGTTCGGCAAGACCCGCCGAAAGGAACTGGCCTACTACACCTGCCAACCGCAACTGGACCGCGTCGGGAACCCACAGGACTACGCCGACCACCCCCGCGCCGTGTACGTGCGGGAAGACCGACTGCTCGACTGCGTGCAGACCTTCTTCGCCCAACGGGTCCTCGGCCAAGACCGCGCCGTGCTCCTCCGGCACCAAATGGCCAAGCAAGGCACCCACCAACGCCAAGACCACAAGAACCGGATCGCGGCGCTCGAGAAGGCCATCACCGAGCTGGGCCGTCGCCAGGACAACCTCATGGATGAGCGGGAAGCCAAGACCCTCGACGACAACGACGAGGCCGGACGCGCGTGGGCCGAACGGCTCCGCGCTCGCTTCGCCGACCTGGAGAACCAGCGACGGGCGAAACTGGCCGAGTTGGACGAGCTCCGAATCGTGGCCGAACGGGAACAGCCTCAACAGCCCGAGCTGCTCGATATGCTGCCGCAACTGTCGCTCGCCCTGGCCGATGCACCCGACCCACTGCAGCGGGGTCTGTACGAAGCCTGTGGCATGAAGATCTACTACGACCACGCCACCCGCAACGTCACGATCCGCGCCACCCTACGCGGTGAAACGGTGCCAGCCGTGGAACAGTCGGCCACCATCATCGCACTGAACAGCGCAAATGCCGACCGCGACGTGCAGGTACCGCCACAACCGGCGTCGGACGATGATGTTGCCCATGTTTTGCGTGTCCTGCCGGGGGCACCAAACCTGTCTTACTCAAACCCTTGA
- a CDS encoding DNA cytosine methyltransferase, with protein MTRRSLTLVPAPAVTPGPGRRTRPVAESGPVVGSLCTGYGGLDLGVLAALGGGRIAWVADPDPHIAQILDARTPGIPNLGDLRHIDWTSIEPVDVLVAGFPCQDISAAGKRAGIEKGVRSGLWADIVAGLRVLRPALLIVENVAALRWRNGGLHRVLGDLAEAGYDALWRSVRAADVGAAHRRERVFLLAWLREPSPGRRDGDAADADCARRLVQWHQRRQQAGRSVTAGPASAVADSASLGHRYGGPQGRSGIPAATVTAGAPAGGPRGVPADATSDGRNEGLSGTAGLQGRPDAALGGHPPAHPAGAPPGRGQRDRRHLVAVPDAETSSASGVESAPVNWGVYEAAIRRWEAVLGRPTPHPTQPGNHGRPVLAPAFVEHLMGLTEGWVTDLSLPRTAQLRALGNGVVPQQAAYAVALLLADLAELLDINTDHRSPTGQEVTAA; from the coding sequence ATGACACGCCGTTCGCTCACGCTTGTCCCGGCCCCGGCGGTGACGCCGGGGCCGGGACGGCGGACTCGACCTGTCGCCGAGTCCGGTCCGGTCGTGGGCTCGTTGTGCACCGGTTACGGCGGCTTGGACCTCGGGGTGCTGGCCGCCCTGGGCGGCGGCCGAATTGCCTGGGTCGCCGACCCCGACCCGCACATCGCCCAGATCCTCGACGCCCGGACACCGGGCATCCCGAACCTCGGCGACCTGCGGCACATCGACTGGACCTCCATTGAGCCGGTTGACGTGCTCGTCGCGGGGTTCCCCTGCCAAGACATCTCCGCCGCCGGAAAGCGCGCGGGCATCGAGAAGGGAGTCCGCAGTGGGCTGTGGGCCGACATCGTGGCGGGCCTTCGCGTACTACGACCCGCGCTGCTCATCGTGGAGAACGTCGCCGCGCTTCGCTGGCGCAATGGAGGACTCCACCGTGTACTCGGCGACCTGGCCGAAGCGGGGTATGACGCGCTCTGGCGTAGCGTCCGCGCCGCCGACGTCGGAGCCGCGCACCGCCGCGAGCGCGTGTTCCTGCTCGCCTGGCTGCGCGAGCCCAGCCCCGGTCGACGAGACGGAGATGCTGCCGACGCCGACTGCGCACGACGGCTCGTCCAATGGCATCAGCGCCGCCAGCAGGCAGGGCGGTCCGTCACTGCTGGACCGGCTTCGGCTGTTGCCGACTCCGCGAGCCTCGGACACCGGTACGGCGGGCCGCAGGGCCGGAGCGGGATTCCGGCCGCCACTGTCACAGCAGGTGCTCCCGCTGGTGGACCCCGAGGCGTTCCTGCCGACGCCACGAGCGACGGACGGAACGAAGGGCTGTCCGGCACAGCGGGGCTCCAAGGGCGACCTGATGCTGCCCTCGGCGGTCATCCGCCTGCTCACCCCGCCGGCGCACCACCGGGCCGAGGACAGCGAGACCGACGACATCTCGTAGCGGTTCCCGACGCTGAGACGAGCTCGGCATCCGGCGTCGAGTCGGCGCCGGTGAACTGGGGTGTCTACGAGGCGGCGATCCGCCGCTGGGAGGCGGTGCTGGGCCGCCCGACACCGCACCCGACCCAGCCCGGCAACCACGGCCGCCCGGTCCTCGCTCCCGCCTTCGTCGAGCACCTCATGGGACTGACCGAAGGCTGGGTCACCGACCTCTCCCTGCCCCGCACCGCGCAGCTCCGCGCGCTGGGCAACGGCGTGGTTCCCCAGCAAGCCGCCTACGCGGTGGCCCTGCTGCTCGCCGACCTCGCCGAACTCCTCGACATCAACACCGACCACCGGTCACCGACCGGGCAGGAGGTGACCGCGGCATGA
- a CDS encoding TRM11 family methyltransferase: protein MTTTPNPAPNDDFAHPGPHRQEGTPVTHDATHQPAAESSATTAAAVGDEPTQRIPRALIAALDTPPTAVDNSVDSGEQKSSTEPPAVSVWTTAQSSPAAQRKNKYTPESTAHPAKMLPEVVRHAVTHYTKPGDLVLDPMCGIGTTLVEAVRLGRRAVGVEYEPHWVDVANANLDLAREQGVGGEEGIDARVFHGDARQLVTLLPPEYVGQAALVVTSPPYGPSTHGQVSVAPGAGVQKYHHLYGNTLDRGNLANIGHHRLLAGFTRILAALRTFLKPGGHIAITIRPWREHAELIDLPSQILACGRAAGLIPVERNVALLARAAETDLVARGSFFQRDFIRKQREAGLPLHLIAHEDVLVFRTALHRSAGSTAAGTSSGDVVDLGQYRSARSAGVARDGAGERGRAA, encoded by the coding sequence ATGACGACCACACCCAACCCCGCGCCGAACGACGACTTCGCCCACCCCGGACCGCACCGCCAGGAAGGCACGCCCGTGACGCACGACGCCACCCATCAACCCGCCGCCGAGTCCTCCGCGACCACCGCCGCAGCGGTCGGCGACGAGCCGACCCAGCGCATCCCGCGCGCGCTCATCGCCGCGCTCGACACCCCACCCACCGCTGTGGACAACTCTGTGGACAGCGGTGAGCAGAAGAGCAGCACGGAGCCCCCTGCGGTGTCGGTGTGGACCACCGCGCAGTCCTCGCCGGCCGCCCAGCGCAAGAACAAGTACACGCCCGAGTCGACCGCGCACCCGGCCAAGATGCTGCCCGAGGTCGTCCGCCACGCCGTCACCCACTACACGAAGCCCGGCGACCTGGTGCTCGACCCGATGTGCGGCATCGGCACCACCCTCGTCGAAGCTGTCCGACTCGGCCGCCGCGCCGTCGGCGTGGAGTACGAACCCCACTGGGTCGACGTGGCGAACGCCAACCTCGACCTGGCTCGGGAGCAGGGCGTCGGCGGTGAAGAGGGGATCGACGCGCGGGTGTTCCACGGTGACGCCCGCCAGCTCGTGACGCTGCTGCCGCCCGAGTACGTCGGCCAAGCGGCGCTGGTGGTGACGTCTCCGCCCTACGGTCCCTCCACGCACGGGCAGGTGTCGGTCGCGCCTGGCGCGGGGGTGCAGAAGTACCACCACCTCTACGGCAACACCCTCGACCGCGGCAACCTCGCCAACATCGGCCACCACCGCCTGCTGGCCGGGTTCACCCGCATCCTCGCCGCGCTGCGGACGTTCCTGAAGCCCGGCGGGCACATCGCCATCACCATCCGCCCGTGGCGCGAGCACGCCGAACTGATCGACCTGCCCTCCCAGATCCTCGCCTGCGGACGCGCGGCCGGCCTGATCCCGGTCGAGCGCAACGTCGCACTGCTCGCCCGCGCAGCCGAGACCGACCTGGTGGCGCGCGGCAGCTTCTTCCAGCGCGACTTCATCCGCAAACAGCGCGAGGCCGGACTGCCGCTGCACCTGATCGCCCACGAGGACGTCCTCGTGTTCCGCACCGCCCTGCATAGGTCCGCCGGGAGCACCGCGGCCGGTACTTCGTCGGGGGACGTGGTGGACCTCGGGCAGTACCGCTCGGCGCGATCCGCAGGCGTCGCGCGTGACGGTGCGGGTGAGCGAGGCCGGGCGGCATGA
- a CDS encoding PqqD family protein translates to MSSREAIPRSGFERDSMPLDAARSAFEWLVAGPHPVSVDGRLFPGLPARRVPLNELRDRLLRRRCPQTLRDAAWAHLVLLARTEGGAWTVGAVGVALPALTSIAATLSARFAGDPSDIHAAVLAGFVAELGEIDLRRPRVMLRLRWAAYRAGHACVREALDAPVPSGHGFRSTTPPPPWGHPDFVLARAVAEGAITSAEAELIGSTRLEGVPLADAAAERNLSYQAAKKARQRAEHRLVAYLLDDTTDAPHAGPHEGDVAAQVADAVTITAAAQHSTSAASLSRTVTDLRPRTAKKVGDRVSPQGQFSGVQGCGRKPATPAHTTSSPTPPRESTQHSAQRPSGTTPGVSRCA, encoded by the coding sequence ATGAGTTCACGTGAGGCTATTCCGCGCTCCGGTTTCGAGCGCGACTCCATGCCGTTGGACGCGGCGCGGTCGGCGTTCGAGTGGCTGGTCGCCGGGCCGCATCCGGTGTCGGTGGACGGCCGGTTGTTCCCCGGTCTTCCGGCGCGGCGGGTGCCGTTGAACGAGCTACGTGACCGGTTGCTGCGCCGCCGTTGCCCGCAGACGCTGCGGGACGCGGCGTGGGCGCACCTGGTCCTGCTTGCCCGCACCGAGGGCGGTGCCTGGACCGTGGGCGCGGTCGGGGTCGCGTTGCCCGCGCTGACCTCCATCGCCGCGACCTTGTCGGCGCGCTTCGCTGGTGACCCGAGCGACATCCACGCCGCGGTGCTCGCCGGTTTCGTCGCCGAGCTCGGCGAGATCGACCTGCGCCGTCCGCGGGTCATGTTGCGTCTGCGGTGGGCCGCCTACCGCGCCGGCCACGCGTGCGTGCGCGAGGCGCTGGACGCGCCGGTGCCCTCGGGACACGGGTTCCGCTCGACGACGCCGCCGCCCCCGTGGGGCCACCCCGACTTCGTCCTCGCCCGCGCCGTCGCCGAGGGCGCCATCACCTCCGCCGAGGCCGAGCTCATCGGCTCCACCCGGCTGGAAGGTGTGCCGCTGGCCGACGCCGCGGCCGAACGCAACCTCTCTTACCAAGCGGCAAAGAAGGCCCGCCAGCGCGCCGAGCACCGCCTGGTCGCCTACCTGCTCGACGACACCACCGACGCCCCGCACGCCGGTCCACACGAGGGTGACGTGGCGGCACAGGTGGCCGACGCGGTGACCATCACCGCCGCCGCCCAGCATTCGACCAGCGCCGCCTCACTGTCACGCACTGTCACTGATCTGAGGCCGCGTACGGCGAAGAAAGTCGGCGACCGCGTGTCCCCGCAGGGCCAATTTTCCGGAGTTCAGGGGTGCGGGAGGAAACCAGCCACCCCCGCGCACACCACCTCTTCGCCCACGCCGCCGCGCGAGTCCACACAGCACTCGGCGCAGCGGCCGTCGGGCACGACTCCGGGAGTGTCGCGATGCGCTTGA
- a CDS encoding pilin produces MCAAPQGPVSDNTTPPTSEKRGDRRRSIRRVLLVTELAALALLASGATAHADTVVFAIAGSVDEVLTNIRNWLMGILAGLATVFLTIGGVRRVFGGGDPGEQEKSKEAFKAAGIGYALAALAPLVVTVLKGIVGA; encoded by the coding sequence GTGTGCGCGGCACCCCAGGGGCCGGTCAGCGACAACACCACACCTCCGACCTCTGAGAAGCGGGGCGATCGGCGCCGGAGCATTCGACGCGTCCTGCTGGTCACCGAGTTGGCCGCGTTGGCACTGCTGGCCTCCGGCGCGACGGCGCACGCCGACACGGTCGTGTTCGCGATCGCGGGCAGCGTCGACGAGGTCCTGACCAACATCCGCAACTGGCTGATGGGCATCCTCGCCGGGCTGGCGACGGTGTTCCTCACCATCGGCGGTGTCCGCCGCGTGTTCGGCGGCGGTGACCCCGGCGAGCAGGAGAAGTCCAAAGAGGCGTTCAAGGCGGCCGGGATCGGCTACGCCTTGGCCGCACTCGCACCGCTGGTCGTGACGGTGCTCAAGGGCATCGTGGGGGCCTGA
- a CDS encoding PrgI family protein yields MTAPVRIPADVDMHDRVLGPLTARQLVILAAAGAVLYLIWAATRAFVPIPVFLAFAVPVGAASAMLALGKRDGMPMDKLLVAAIRQRVAPRHRVAAPEGVRPAPAWLTPDTDRTTNQAAGRRKGGKGRNVQPEQVSPSALRLPAEAVTETGVVDLGADGLAVVAVASTVNFALRTPNEQEALVASFGRYLHSLTAPVQVLVRTERLDLSAQIAELRERAGGLPHPALEAAAIEHAEYLVQLGQQSDLLRRQVLLVLREPLGTAAPTDGLGGPGPLAVLGAMAGKRRTQAGGQIDAGTRRAAESRLVRRLGEAIELLSPAGIVVTPLNAGQATAVLASACNPDSLLPPSAGLAGADEVITTTAGADLADIDDGSFFARSTTAPGRAPSGQPEDSDEYGDDWDYGDDDYPDDYRDDYEDERGRS; encoded by the coding sequence ATGACCGCACCTGTTCGTATCCCGGCCGATGTCGACATGCACGACCGTGTCCTCGGCCCGTTGACCGCACGTCAACTGGTCATCCTCGCCGCCGCCGGGGCGGTGCTCTACCTGATCTGGGCGGCCACCCGTGCCTTCGTCCCGATCCCGGTGTTCCTGGCCTTCGCCGTCCCGGTCGGCGCGGCCTCGGCGATGCTCGCGCTGGGCAAGCGCGACGGGATGCCGATGGACAAGCTGCTCGTCGCCGCGATTCGGCAACGGGTCGCACCCCGGCACCGCGTGGCCGCACCCGAGGGCGTGCGCCCGGCACCTGCCTGGCTCACCCCGGACACCGACCGGACCACGAACCAGGCCGCGGGTCGCCGCAAGGGCGGCAAGGGCCGGAACGTGCAGCCCGAGCAGGTGTCGCCCTCGGCGTTGCGGCTGCCGGCCGAGGCCGTCACCGAGACCGGGGTGGTCGACCTGGGTGCCGACGGGTTGGCGGTGGTCGCGGTCGCCTCGACGGTGAACTTCGCGCTGCGGACCCCGAACGAGCAGGAAGCGTTGGTCGCCTCGTTCGGCCGTTACCTGCACTCGCTGACCGCTCCGGTGCAGGTGCTCGTGCGCACCGAACGGCTCGACCTCTCCGCCCAGATCGCCGAGCTACGGGAGCGGGCGGGTGGGCTGCCACACCCGGCGCTGGAGGCCGCCGCGATCGAGCACGCCGAGTACCTGGTCCAGCTCGGGCAGCAGTCCGACCTGCTGCGCCGCCAGGTGCTGCTCGTGCTGCGCGAGCCGCTCGGCACAGCGGCGCCGACCGACGGGTTGGGCGGGCCCGGCCCGCTGGCGGTGCTCGGGGCGATGGCAGGCAAGCGCCGCACGCAGGCGGGCGGACAGATCGACGCCGGAACCCGCCGAGCGGCGGAGTCGCGCCTGGTGCGCCGTCTCGGCGAGGCGATCGAGCTGCTGTCGCCGGCCGGGATCGTGGTGACTCCGCTGAACGCCGGACAGGCGACGGCGGTGCTGGCCTCGGCGTGCAACCCCGACAGCCTGCTGCCGCCCTCGGCGGGACTGGCCGGCGCGGACGAGGTCATCACCACCACCGCTGGCGCGGACCTTGCCGACATCGACGACGGCTCCTTCTTCGCACGCAGCACGACGGCGCCCGGCCGCGCGCCGTCGGGACAACCGGAGGACAGCGACGAGTACGGGGACGACTGGGACTACGGGGACGACGACTACCCGGACGACTACCGGGATGACTACGAGGATGAGAGGGGGCGGTCCTGA